The Patescibacteria group bacterium genome includes a region encoding these proteins:
- a CDS encoding SRPBCC family protein, which produces MKEKITLNAKWHIKAPLTEVFNIMTDFEKWPEYFPKVGESIQVTTREGNNLEMDATVKSFGRRFPVKMKTQILPGRGFISDNDSPKFGTSGHEELLLSECPEGTMIDYTYQVTIHKLWLRIVAQPLIGWFSMKYWEKAVIDELRKRLER; this is translated from the coding sequence ATGAAAGAAAAAATAACCCTCAATGCCAAATGGCATATCAAGGCCCCACTTACGGAAGTTTTTAATATAATGACTGACTTTGAAAAATGGCCCGAATATTTTCCAAAAGTTGGAGAATCCATACAAGTCACGACGCGCGAAGGAAATAATTTGGAAATGGATGCGACCGTTAAATCGTTCGGTCGAAGGTTTCCAGTAAAGATGAAAACCCAGATCCTCCCTGGTAGGGGGTTCATTTCGGATAATGATAGCCCTAAATTTGGAACTTCTGGCCACGAAGAGTTGTTGCTCTCTGAATGTCCGGAGGGAACCATGATCGATTACACTTATCAGGTTACCATCCACAAACTCTGGCTCCGTATTGTGGCACAACCATTGATTGGCTGGTTTTCCATGAAATACTGGGAGAAAGCAGTCATAGATGAACTAAGAAAAAGGCTCGAGAGATAA
- a CDS encoding NADAR family protein, which produces MYPTSSAGLNRETDTAVYFFTVAFEPLNNYSAHTVRIWDKTFPTAEHAFQWKKFSVEHPEIAQRIFEAGSPEAVKKISDANRDKAPVTWLEDKVAIMEQILQAKAEQHEDVREALSRAGDRLIVENSPVDSFWGDGPDGNGENMIGKIWMRIRKTILIS; this is translated from the coding sequence GTGTATCCAACCTCCAGCGCTGGTTTGAATAGAGAAACCGATACGGCAGTATATTTTTTCACGGTGGCGTTTGAACCGTTGAATAACTATTCTGCCCATACAGTTCGGATTTGGGATAAAACATTTCCTACTGCCGAGCACGCTTTTCAATGGAAGAAGTTTTCCGTTGAGCACCCAGAAATCGCACAACGTATATTTGAGGCCGGCAGCCCGGAGGCGGTTAAGAAAATATCTGATGCAAATAGGGACAAAGCTCCTGTGACATGGCTGGAAGATAAAGTCGCAATTATGGAACAGATTCTTCAAGCCAAGGCGGAACAGCACGAAGACGTACGCGAGGCACTGTCCAGAGCTGGTGACAGGCTCATAGTGGAAAACTCGCCAGTCGATTCGTTCTGGGGTGACGGACCGGACGGAAATGGAGAGAATATGATTGGGAAAATCTGGATGCGGATTCGAAAGACAATTTTGATCAGCTGA
- a CDS encoding methyltransferase domain-containing protein: MNTDQQKVVAYFSRPESRWGYDLILRGSKHFGYYPSGQADITESEAQVLMQELVAKNLDLKPGQAVLDAGCGQGVVSTYLAEKYHVNVIGITIVPFEITKSVQRAHKLGVGGNVEYQIMDYSATAFPDGHFDAIYTTETLSHSPDVAKTLREFYRILKPGGRIAFFEYAIAHDEQFTAWEKKNFDIVMEGSAMMGLKQFHYGQFTHLLRVAGIENAREESITNNVRPSFYRLHKLAVWPYRIVRLFRWQKHFVNITAGFEYYRMVEKGLLRYSIYTGNKPS; the protein is encoded by the coding sequence ATGAATACTGATCAGCAAAAAGTTGTAGCGTACTTCTCACGTCCTGAATCGCGGTGGGGCTATGACTTGATATTACGCGGTTCGAAGCATTTTGGATATTACCCGTCTGGCCAGGCCGACATCACCGAATCAGAGGCTCAGGTATTGATGCAAGAATTGGTAGCCAAGAATTTAGATCTCAAACCGGGCCAAGCAGTATTAGATGCCGGGTGTGGTCAAGGTGTCGTTTCGACGTATTTGGCCGAAAAATACCACGTTAATGTTATTGGTATTACTATTGTCCCATTTGAAATAACGAAGTCGGTTCAACGGGCGCACAAACTTGGAGTAGGCGGAAATGTCGAGTATCAAATCATGGATTATTCGGCTACGGCATTCCCGGATGGCCATTTTGATGCTATCTACACCACCGAAACGCTCTCACATTCTCCCGATGTGGCCAAGACACTGCGCGAGTTCTATAGAATATTAAAACCGGGTGGTCGTATAGCGTTTTTTGAATACGCCATAGCCCACGACGAACAATTTACGGCTTGGGAAAAGAAAAATTTTGATATTGTTATGGAGGGCTCGGCCATGATGGGGCTCAAGCAATTCCACTATGGGCAATTCACTCATTTGCTGCGGGTAGCTGGAATTGAAAATGCCCGAGAGGAGAGTATAACCAACAATGTCCGTCCATCATTCTATCGCTTACATAAGCTGGCGGTTTGGCCATATCGAATAGTTCGGCTGTTCCGGTGGCAGAAACATTTTGTCAATATCACAGCCGGATTTGAATATTACAGAATGGTTGAGAAGGGGCTGTTGCGGTATAGTATTTATACTGGAAACAAGCCGAGCTGA
- a CDS encoding ROK family protein codes for MKQAYCAFDIGGTNTRMAISRDGLTIDKILTAPTQRNYQRGMRVVNRLYKALFGNDRAKLAAGGIAGTFNKDKTKTLDCPQLPGWVGKPMRLDLTKLFHCPVILENDVALGGLGEAVVGAGKRANIVGYYSVGTEVGGSRIVEGRVDRVAFGFEPGKQLFNRHGRWQTLEEIIGGRGIQRYYRSKPEDIDDQKVWRELREYLALGLRNAIALWSPDVMILGGSVMKKLWPVTINKRFSSGLIWPMIKRGRLGDHATLIGALVHLKKYGHLVG; via the coding sequence ATGAAACAAGCATATTGCGCTTTCGATATTGGCGGTACTAATACTCGCATGGCTATTTCCCGTGATGGCCTTACGATTGATAAAATATTGACCGCGCCAACCCAAAGAAACTACCAACGGGGGATGCGGGTTGTGAATCGGCTGTACAAAGCATTATTCGGTAATGATCGAGCCAAACTCGCGGCCGGTGGAATAGCCGGCACTTTCAATAAAGACAAAACCAAGACCCTGGATTGCCCGCAGTTACCTGGCTGGGTGGGGAAGCCAATGAGACTTGATCTGACAAAATTATTTCACTGTCCAGTGATTCTGGAAAACGATGTGGCGCTGGGTGGTTTGGGCGAAGCGGTAGTCGGCGCGGGTAAGCGGGCGAACATCGTGGGGTATTATTCGGTCGGTACGGAAGTGGGCGGTAGCCGGATTGTGGAAGGTCGGGTTGATCGGGTGGCATTTGGCTTCGAACCCGGAAAGCAATTATTCAATCGCCATGGTCGGTGGCAAACACTGGAAGAAATTATCGGCGGCCGGGGTATTCAACGATACTATCGATCGAAACCGGAAGATATCGACGATCAAAAAGTCTGGCGTGAACTGCGCGAGTACCTAGCGCTGGGTTTGCGCAATGCCATCGCGCTCTGGTCGCCCGATGTTATGATACTCGGCGGCAGCGTAATGAAAAAACTTTGGCCAGTAACTATAAACAAACGATTTTCATCGGGGTTAATCTGGCCAATGATCAAGCGGGGACGGCTGGGTGACCATGCGACTTTGATTGGCGCCCTGGTTCATCTGAAAAAATATGGTCATTTGGTAGGGTAG